GGAAACAAGTCGGGAATTAGGTATTGCGGAAGACAAAATTAAAATTGATATTGATAATACACAATGGCTGCAAAAAAACAGAGTGCTTCAAACTCTGGAAGGTCTTATGTATCAAGCCCTATATTATGCGTCCCCTGAAGGCAGAACATGGGTATTTATAAACACTACGACCGGAGAAGTGATTGATACTGTGGCTAATGACTAAACTCGTACTCAAAGTTAAAGGAATGCAATGTGCGGAGCACATACGTGCTCTTTGGAAACCCTCGGTTTCCAACGTCCCGACATTACGTCGGGACTGCCTTCCTCCACGGGAGAACGCTATGCTTTCTCCCGGCCCCTCTTCGCACAGCGCAATCACGACATGTGTTCCTAAAGCAATTTATTGTACAACCATATGGTAAAGCTCGTACTCAAAGTTAAAGGAATGCACTGTGCGGCGTGTTCTGTTCTCATTGATAAGCTACTTATAAAGCAGGAAGGGGTTTCTAACGTCAATACAAATTACGGTGCGGAGAAAACCGCCATAGAATTTGACGAATCAAAAATTACTCTTGAACAAATTGACGCATTTATAAATAAAATCGGTTACGATATTGTGCGACCGGACGAAGCTGCGTCAAGTATAGAAGAAGAGGAAAAACAGGACCAACGAATAATCCACCGAGCAAAAAAGCGCGTCATAGCTGCGGCTGTTATCGCTTCACCAATCATTATCTACTACATGCTCATCCACATGTTTAATGCTCCACATGTGCATGAACTGTTTGCTTTTTTGGGAGTGGACGATCCGCCTTTTAGGATAGATCTCAACTACGTTTACTGGATTCTCTCAACTCCAATTCAATTTATCATTGGCTGGCCGTTTTATCGTAACGCCTACACCGCAATGCGTGTCGGGTCCGCAAATATGGATGTACTGGTAGTTTTGGGTACATCGGCTGCGTATTTCTACAGCATGATAGGGTTTCTCTGGTTTAATATTGACCACCCATTCTGGGAGAGCTCAGCAGCCCTTCTTACGTTTATTCTCTTGGGTCGTTACATTGAGGTACTTGCAAAAGGTCGAGCGTCAGCAGCGATTAAGGAACTTTTGAAATTAGAGGCAAAAGAGGCCCATATAGAACGTGACGGCAAAGAAATAACAGTACCTTTAGATAAGTTGGTGAAGGGAGACATCATCATTGTACGCCCCGGTGAGAAAATTCCGGTTGACGGTATTATTATTGAAGGAGAATCGCACATTGATGAAAAAGTGGTTACCGGTGAATCAATTCCGGTAAAGCGGACTATAAACGATGAAGTTATCGGTGCTACTGTAAACCAGGAAGGATTACTGAAATTTAGAGCAACAAAGGTTGGCAAAGACACACTTCTGTACCAAATAATTCGGATGGTTGAAGAAGCACAGGCAAAGCGTGCGCCAATACAAAATTTAGTTGATAAAATTAGTGAGTACTTTGTGCCTGCGGTTGTCATACTTTCTGTACTCGTGTTTGTGGCGTGGTTCTTTTTTGCAAACTTGCCGTTTAGAGCGGGACTTCTGCGTATGATTGCGGTGTTGGTAATATCGTGTCCGTGCGCTATGGGACTTGCAACACCAACCGCGCTTGTGGTTGGTATTGGGCGCGCTGCCAAATATGGCATTATCCTGAAGGGTGGTGAGGCGCTTGAAAAGGCGTACAAAGTAACTTCAATAATCTTTGATAAAACAGGAACGCTGACTATTGGTAAACCGGTCATCACTGATTTTGTTATGCTCGGCAGTGGTATTGAGGAGAGTGAAGCACTACGTCTTGCCGCATCAGCAGAGCGAGGTTCAGAACACCCACTGGCGAGGGCAGTAATTGAGAAAGGAAAGAAAGGTGGAGAACTCGGAGACCCGAAAGATTTCAAAGCAGTAAAAGGAATGGGTATACACGCGAATGTGGATGGAAAGACAATTGATATTGGCAATATGGTTTATATGAAAGAACTTGGTGTCGATATTGCAGAGCATACTGAAGCGATGGAGAAACTTCAAAATGAGGCAAAAACGGCAGTCTTTTTGCTCATAGACAAGAAACCTATAGCTCTAATTGCAATGGCAGATACCTTAAAGCCGTACGCAAAAGAGGCAATTGCAGAGCTTAAGAAAATGAACAAAGAAATTATCATGATTACTGGAGATAATCAAAAGACAGCAGAAGCAATTGCAAAGCAGGTGGGTATTGATCGGGTGTTTGCAGAGGTTTTGCCACAAGATAAGGCCGCTAAAATCAAAGCACTACAGGCTGAGGGCAAGAGCGTGGCGATGGTTGGGGATGGCATCAATGATTCTCCAGCGCTCGCGCAAGCCGATATTGGGATTGCTATTGGTTCTGGAACCGATGTTGCGATAGAAACAGGCGACGTCATCTTAGTGAAAGATGATCTTCGGGATGTAGTTACTGCTATTCAACTTTCTGGAAAGACTATTAGAAAAGTGCGGCAAAATCTCTTTTGGGCGTTCTTCTACAATGTAGCTGCTATTCCAATTGCAGGCGGTATGCACCTGCTTATCACTCAGGTTTCA
The window above is part of the Patescibacteria group bacterium genome. Proteins encoded here:
- the cadA gene encoding cadmium-translocating P-type ATPase; the encoded protein is MVKLVLKVKGMHCAACSVLIDKLLIKQEGVSNVNTNYGAEKTAIEFDESKITLEQIDAFINKIGYDIVRPDEAASSIEEEEKQDQRIIHRAKKRVIAAAVIASPIIIYYMLIHMFNAPHVHELFAFLGVDDPPFRIDLNYVYWILSTPIQFIIGWPFYRNAYTAMRVGSANMDVLVVLGTSAAYFYSMIGFLWFNIDHPFWESSAALLTFILLGRYIEVLAKGRASAAIKELLKLEAKEAHIERDGKEITVPLDKLVKGDIIIVRPGEKIPVDGIIIEGESHIDEKVVTGESIPVKRTINDEVIGATVNQEGLLKFRATKVGKDTLLYQIIRMVEEAQAKRAPIQNLVDKISEYFVPAVVILSVLVFVAWFFFANLPFRAGLLRMIAVLVISCPCAMGLATPTALVVGIGRAAKYGIILKGGEALEKAYKVTSIIFDKTGTLTIGKPVITDFVMLGSGIEESEALRLAASAERGSEHPLARAVIEKGKKGGELGDPKDFKAVKGMGIHANVDGKTIDIGNMVYMKELGVDIAEHTEAMEKLQNEAKTAVFLLIDKKPIALIAMADTLKPYAKEAIAELKKMNKEIIMITGDNQKTAEAIAKQVGIDRVFAEVLPQDKAAKIKALQAEGKSVAMVGDGINDSPALAQADIGIAIGSGTDVAIETGDVILVKDDLRDVVTAIQLSGKTIRKVRQNLFWAFFYNVAAIPIAGGMHLLITQVSFGVAAEWVVAIQTQFGAIGQIFFSISQATLRPEIAGFAMALSSISVVLNSLILKRYVPPIEKMLAKRAKKEKAAATA